One segment of Cervus canadensis isolate Bull #8, Minnesota chromosome 32, ASM1932006v1, whole genome shotgun sequence DNA contains the following:
- the BUD23 gene encoding probable 18S rRNA (guanine-N(7))-methyltransferase has translation MASRGQRPELRGPPELYYDKNEARKYVRNSRMIDVQTKMAERAVELLCVPEDKPCYVLDIGCGTGLSGDYLSDEGHYWVGVDISPAMLDEALDRDTQGDVILGDMGQGIPFKPGTFDACISISAVQWLCNANKKSDIPAKRLYRFFSSLYSVLVRGGRAVLQLYPENSEQLELITTQATRAGFTGGVVVDYPNSAKAKKFYLCLFSGPSTSIPEGLSEDTEEEKPAESTFTAKRIPYRIARRGVVRKSREWVLEKKARRRRQGKEVRPDTQYTGRKRKPRF, from the exons ATGGCTTCTCGCGGGCAGAGACCTGAGCTCCGCGGGCCCCCGGAGCTG TATTACGACAAAAATGAAGCCCGGAAATACGTGCGCAA CTCACGGATGATTGATGTCCAAACCAAGATGGCTGAGCGGGCGGTGGAGCTTCTTTGTGTGCCTGAGGATAAGCCCTGTTATGTGTTGGATATTGG CTGCGGCACTGGGTTGAGTGGCGATTACCTCTCAGACGAGGGGCACTACTGGGTGGGCGTTGACATCAGCCCTGCCATGCTGG ATGAGGCCTTGGACCGAGACACGCAGGGAGATGTGATTCTGGGGGACATGGGTCAGGGCATACCCTTCAAACCAGGCACCTTTGATGCTTGTATCAG CATTTCTGCAGTGCAGTGGCTCTGTAATGCTAACAAGAAGTCTGATATTCCTGCCAAGCGCCTGTACCGCTTCTTCTCGTCCCTCTACTCTGTTCTG GTTCGTGGAGGCCGAGCTGTCCTCCAATTGTACCCCGAGAACTCAGAGCAG TTGGAGCTGATCACCACCCAGGCCACCAGGGCCGGCTTCACTGGCGGTGTGGTGGTAGACTACCCCAACAGCGCAAAAGCCAAGAA GTTCTACCTGTGTTTGTTTTCTGGACCTTCGACCTCTATACCAGAG GGCCTGAGCGAAGATACCGAGGAGGAGAAGCCCGCCGAGTCCACGTTCACAGCTAAGAG GATCCCGTACAGGATAGCAAGACGGGGGGTGGTGAGGAAGAGCCGAGAATGGGTCCTGGAGAAGAAGGCACGCCGCCGTCGGCAGGGCAA GGAGGTCCGCCCTGACACCCAGTACACCGGCCGCAAGCGCAAGCCCCGCTTCTGA
- the DNAJC30 gene encoding dnaJ homolog subfamily C member 30, mitochondrial: MAARRDLRWSRLLLWRLWQPRGVPQNPRSGLGPEVRTYTRSDGPYSRTALYDLLGVSPTATQAQIKAAYYRQSFLYHPDRNSGSAEAAERFTRISQAYVVLGSTTLRRKYDRGLLSDEDLRGPGVRPSKTPAADPEKPRTPPPGPRAHGRGPASPGAKRTMFDFDAFYQAHYGEQLERERRLRARREAFRKMQEDRAKKGLRWDETRDLAFVLVLLTVFLIVSSRI; the protein is encoded by the coding sequence ATGGCAGCCCGGCGCGATCTGAGGTGGTCGCGACTGTTACTGTGGAGATTGTGGCAGCCCCGGGGGGTTCCACAAAACCCGAGATCGGGCCTGGGCCCAGAAGTGAGGACTTACACCCGGAGCGATGGCCCGTACTCGCGCACGGCGCTCTATGATCTGCTCGGCGTTTCCCCCACGGCCACGCAGGCACAAATCAAGGCGGCTTACTACCGACAGAGCTTCCTCTACCACCCGGACCGCAACTCGGGGAGCGCTGAGGCTGCCGAGCGCTTCACGCGCATCTCCCAGGCTTACGTGGTGCTGGGCAGTACCACCTTGCGTCGCAAGTATGACCGCGGCCTGCTGAGCGACGAGGACCTACGCGGTCCGGGCGTCCGGCCTTCCAAGACGCCCGCCGCAGACCCCGAGAAGCCCCGTACTCCTCCGCCCGGCCCTCGGGCCCACGGCCGCGGTCCGGCCTCGCCGGGAGCCAAGCGCACCATGTTCGACTTTGACGCCTTCTACCAGGCGCACTACGGTGAGCAGCTGGAGCGCGAACGGCGCCTGAGGGCGCGCCGGGAGGCCTTCCGCAAGATGCAGGAGGACCGGGCCAAGAAGGGCTTACGCTGGGACGAGACCCGAGACTTGGCTTTCGTTCTCGTTCTGCTCACCGTTTTCCTCATCGTGAGCTCTCGTATTTAA
- the VPS37D gene encoding vacuolar protein sorting-associated protein 37D, with translation MYRARAARAGPEPGSPGRFGILSTGQLRDLLQDEPKLDRIVRLSRKFQGLQLEREACLASNYALAKENLALRPRLEMGRTALAIKYQELREVAESCADKLQRLEESMHRWSPHCALGWLQAELEEAEQEAEEQMEQLLLGEQSLEAFLPAFQRGRALAHLRRTQAEKLQELLRRRERSGQPAPTAAAEPPKSFPAAAVLPTGAARGPPAAPRSLPPLDSRPVPPLKGSPGCPLGPAPLLSPRPSQPEPPHR, from the exons ATGTACCGGGCCCGGGCGGCGCGGGCGGGGCCGGAGCCCGGCAGCCCGGGGCGCTTTGGGATCCTCAGCACCGGGCAGCTCCGGGACCTGCTTCAGGATGAGCCCAAGCTGGACCGGATCGTGCGGCTCAGCAGGAAG TTCCAAGGCCTGCAGCTGGAGCGCGAGGCATGCCTGGCTTCCAACTACGCGCTAGCCAAGGAGAATCTGGCACTGCGTCCCCGCCTGGAGATGGGCCGCACTGCCCTGGCCATCAAGTACCAGGAGCTCCGGGAGGTGGCTGAGAGCTGTGCAGACAAGCTGCAGCGCCTGG AGGAGAGCATGCACCGCTGGAGCCCCCACTGTGCGCTGGGCTGGCTGCaggctgagctggaagaagctgAGCAGGAGGCTGAG GAGCAGATGGAGCAGCTGCTGCTGGGAGAGCAGAGCCTGgaggccttcctgcctgccttccagCGAGGCCGGGCCCTGGCCCACCTGAGGCGGACCCAGGCGGagaagctgcaggagctgctgcgGCGCCGGGAGCGGTCGGGGCAGCCGGCCCCCACGGCTGCCGCAGAGCCCCCCAAGTCCTTCCCTGCTGCTGCAGTCCTGCCCACCGGGGCTGCCCGGGGGCCGCCGGCAGCGCCCCGGAGCCTGCCCCCCTTGGACTCCCGCCCAGTGCCCCCACTGAAGGGCTCCCCCGGGTGCCCCCTGGGCCCAGCCCCTCTGCTGAGCCCTCGGCCCTCGCAGCCAGAGCCCCCCCACCGGTAG